In the Candidatus Palauibacter australiensis genome, TGCGCGTCGGTGAACTGGCGGTAGCCAACCACTTTCTCGAAGGCTGATTCCGTGGAGGCCGATTCGCGCGACGCTGCAGGCGAGACGTCATCGCGCCAGAACACGTGCCCAGGCATGTCCCGCACTCGGCGAAGCAGGACGCGTGCCTCCTGAGGCATCAGGGCACCCTCAAGCGCCCTGGCGTTGCTCGATATCCGGACGAAGCCCGATTCCGTGACCGGACAGGTGGCCCAGCCCGTTTGTCGTATCGATCGAAACCAGGCGTCGGCCCGGCTGTGGTGGATGTGGTTGGGCCACGCGAGCGCGACGAGAACGTTCACGTCCAGGAGGCGTATCAGATATCCTCCAACGCCTCCGCCACCATCTCGGGCGTGATCGGAGGGGCGTCTTCGGGCACGTCGACCACAGGAAAGCCGCTGATCCGGGACACCGGGCCATTCGAAGTCGCCGTGCGACGTGGTCGCAATGCGCGCCGGATCAACGCCGAAGCGACGGCGCCGAGACTCTCTCCGCGCTCCCGCGCGAGGCTCTTCACGGCGCGGTGGACGTCGGCGTCGAGGTTTAATGTGGTTCTCATGGTGTCGCACCATCACACCATGGCGTCACCGCGTCAAG is a window encoding:
- a CDS encoding ribbon-helix-helix domain-containing protein, translated to MRTTLNLDADVHRAVKSLARERGESLGAVASALIRRALRPRRTATSNGPVSRISGFPVVDVPEDAPPITPEMVAEALEDI
- a CDS encoding VapC toxin family PIN domain ribonuclease, with product MNVLVALAWPNHIHHSRADAWFRSIRQTGWATCPVTESGFVRISSNARALEGALMPQEARVLLRRVRDMPGHVFWRDDVSPAASRESASTESAFEKVVGYRQFTDAHLLTLAMHRGGCLATFDRGVAQLTPPGASDAVDVIP